The Haemorhous mexicanus isolate bHaeMex1 chromosome 5, bHaeMex1.pri, whole genome shotgun sequence genome contains a region encoding:
- the STRIP2 gene encoding striatin-interacting protein 2 — protein MEAAGGGGAPGPGRARPGQPQPQPQPQPQPQPQPQPQPQPQPQPQPQPKGRELFRSQRKESEGSVDCPNLEFEYGDADGHGAELAELYSYTEEPELSHNRRCFEEDFHTQVPGRRWLELDRAQQKAYVMHLLDGLEVVNRDRRLRVARAILYLAQGVFGDCDNEGDVLHWSRHNSFLLYQLGTFSAFLELLNMEIENSQACSSALRKPAISLADSTELRVLLSVMYLMVENIRVEQEADPPEWKTCRETFRMELSFPVHAEEPFALLLFTMVTKFCSGHAPHFPMKKVLLLLWKVLLFTLGGFEALQAMKVRRREELGLPPLPEDSIQVVRGMRAASPPTCAIELVEQQQQQQPQQKRGHRSRRPLMKQDSLDIYNERDPFKNDEGGVDEEENDEVDGGLEGELDLVERDALIPAMPAQRLPIERVSFPKGLPWAPKVRQKDIEHFLEASRNKFIGFTLGQDTETLIGLPRPIHESVKTLKQHKYVSISDVQIKNEEELEKCPMSLGEEEVQETPCEVLYRAMLYNLPQYMIALLKILLAAAPTSKAKTDSINILADVLPEEMPITVLQSMKLGIDVNRHKEIIVKSISALLLLLLKHFKLNHIYQFEYVSQHLVFANCIPLILKFFNQNIMSYIAAKNSISVLDYPHCTVCDLPELTAESLEAGDNNQFCWRNLFSCINLLRILNKLTKWKHSRTMMLVVFKSAPILKRALKVKQAMMQLYVLKLLKIQTKYLGRQWRKSNMKTMSAIYQKVRHRMNDDWAYGNDIDARPWDFQAEECTLRANIEAFNSRRYDKPQDSEFAPVDNCLQSVLGQRLELPEDFHYSYELWLEREVFSQPIRWEELLHCQ, from the exons GGCTCCGTGGATTGTCCCAACCTGGAATTCGAGTACGGGGATGCCGACGGGCACGGCGCCGAGCTGGCAG AGCTGTACAGCTACACCGAGGAGCCTGAGCTGAGCCACAACAGGAGATGCTTCGAGGAGGATTTTCACACTCAAG TGCCGGGCAGGAGGTGGCTGGAGCTGGACAGGGCTCAGCAGAAGGCCTACGTCATGCACCTGCTGGATGGGCTGGAGGTGGTcaacagggacaggaggctcAGAGTGGCACGGGCCATCCTGTACCTGGCACAGG GTGTCTTTGGGGACTGTGATAATGAAGGTGATGTCCTGCACTGGTCTCGGCACAACAGCTTCCTCCTGTACCAGCTGGGCACCTTCTCTGCCTTCCTGGAGCTCCTCAACATGGAGATTGA gaacagccaggCCTGCAGCAGCGCCCTGCGGAAGCCGGCCATCTCCCTGGCCGACAGCACGGAGCTCAG GGTCCTGCTCAGCGTCATGTACCTGATGGTGGAGAACATCCGTGTGGAGCAGGAGGCGGATCCCCCCGAGTGGAAAACCTGCCGGGAGACCTTCAGGATGGAGCTGA GTTTCCCTGTGCACGCTGAGGAGCcctttgctctgctgctcttcacGATGGTGACCAAGTTCTGCAGCGGCCACGCTCCACACTTCCCCATGAAgaaggtgctgctcctgctctggaaggTGCTCCTG TTCACGCTGGGCGGGTTCGAGGCGCTGCAGGCCATGAAGGTGCGGCGgcgggaggagctggggctgccgcCGCTGCCCGAGGACAGCATCCAGGTGGTGCGGGGGATGCGTGCGGCCTCGCCGCCCACCTGCGCCATCGAGCTcgtggagcagcagcagcagcagcagccgcagcagAAGCGGGGCCACCGCAGCCGCAGG cccctgatGAAGCAAGACAGTTTGGATATCTACAACGAGAGAGATCCCTTCAAGAACGACGAAGGAGGGGTTGATGAAGAGGAGAACGACGAGGTGGACGGCGGGCTGGAGGGGGAGCTGGACCTGGTGGAGCGGGACGCGCTCATCCCCGCCATGCCCGCGCAGCGCCTGCCCATCGAGAGGGTGTCCTTCCCCAAGGGGCTCCCCTGGGCCCCCAAAGTCAG ACAGAAAGACATCGAGCATTTCCTGGAAGCAAGCAGGAACAAATTCATCGGATTCACGCTGGGACA GGACACCGAAACCCTGATAGGGCTCCCACGGCCGATCCATGAAAGTGTGAAGACCCTGAAGCAG CACAAGTACGTTTCCATCTCAGATGTCCAGATCAAGAacgaggaggagctggagaagtgCCCCATGTCTCTG GGGGAAGAGGAAGTCCAAGAAACCCCTTGTGAGGTGTTGTATCGAGCGATGTTGTACAATCTCCCCCAGTACATG ATCGCTTTGCTGAAGatcctcctggctgctgcacccACCTCCAAGGCCAAGACTGACTCCATCAACATCCTGGCAGACGTGTTGCCCGAAGAGATGCC CATCACCGTCCTGCAGAGCATGAAGCTGGGCATCGACGTGAACAGGCACAAGGAGATCATCGTGAAGAGCATctcggcgctgctgctgctgctcctcaagCACTTCAAGCTGAACCACATCTACCAG TTTGAGTACGTGTCCCAACACCTGGTGTTTGCCAACTGCATCCCGCTGATCCTGAAATTCTTCAACCAGAACATCATGTCCTACATCGCTGCCAAAAACAG catctctgtCCTGGATTATCCGCATTGCACGGTCTGTGACTTGCCTGAGCTCACAGCAGAAAGCCTG GAAGCTGGAGACAACAACCAGTTCTGCTGGAGGAATTTGTTCTCCTGCATTAACTTGCTGAGGATCCTCAACAAGCTGACCAAGTGGAAACACTCGAGGACAATG ATGCTGGTGGTGTTTAAATCAGCCCCGATCCTGAAGCGGGCTCTGAAGGTGAAGCAGGCCATGATGCAGCTCTACGTGCTCAAGCTGCTGAAGATCCAGACCAAGTACCTGGGGCGCCAGTGGAGGAAGAGCAACATGAAGACCATGTCTGCCATCTACCAGAAGGTGCGGCACCGCATGAACGATGACTGGGCCTATGGCAACG ACATCGACGCCAGGCCGTGGGATTTCCAGGCTGAGGAATGCACGCTGAGGGCCAACATCGAAGCCTTCAACAGCCGCAGGTACGACAAGCCGCAGGACTCGGAGTTCGCCCCGGTGGACAACTGCCTGCAGAGCGTGCTGGGCCAGCGCCTGGAGCTGCCCGAGGACTTCCACTACTCCTACGAGCTCTGGCTGGAGCGGGAGGTGTTCTCGCAGCCCATCcgctgggaagagctgctgcactgccagTGA
- the SMKR1 gene encoding small lysine-rich protein 1 — protein sequence MAGKGKKGGKGKKGDKGKKDGKGKISKRVPKKEVIGADLFSPAAMLNAYYICHNAAAFLEFRGHPWPGSLKKKRKKRK from the exons ATG gcagGCAAAGGCAAGAAGGGCGGCAAAGGCAAAAAGGGCGACAAAGGCAAAAAGGATGGCAAAGGTAAAATCTCCAAGAGGGTCCCAAAGAAGGAAGTGATAGGAGCGGATCTCTTCAGCCCCGCTGCCATGCTCAACGCTTACTACATCTGTCACAACGCCGCTGCCTTCCTGGAGTTCCGGGGCCACCCCTGGCCTGGCTCTCtcaaaaagaagaggaagaaaaggaagtga